Proteins encoded within one genomic window of Granulicella pectinivorans:
- a CDS encoding type II toxin-antitoxin system Phd/YefM family antitoxin has translation MRTINIHEAKTHLSKLVEEAFEGESFIIAKAGKPMVKVTALDSPKKASRLGFMDGQCSTPADFDTMGQEEIIALFEGNG, from the coding sequence ATGCGGACAATCAACATCCACGAAGCAAAGACTCACCTCTCCAAACTGGTTGAAGAAGCCTTCGAAGGTGAATCGTTCATTATTGCCAAAGCCGGAAAACCAATGGTAAAGGTCACAGCACTCGACTCCCCGAAGAAGGCAAGCCGCCTCGGGTTCATGGATGGCCAGTGCTCGACTCCCGCCGACTTCGACACCATGGGCCAGGAGGAGATCATCGCTCTGTTTGAGGGGAACGGGTGA